cgccgCTCTCTCCGCCTAATACAGcccctccctaggaatctgtgaatgggataatgatggggggggggggggggctgtggatggcattatgatggtgggggggatctgtggatggcattatgatggtgggatctgtggatgggactgttatgggggatctgtggatgacacatatagcagtgtcatccacagatccaccaccccataacagtacatcatccacagatcccccccatcataatgccatccacagatccccccaccatcataatgccatccacagaccccatccccatcataatgccatccacagctcccccacataacagtgccattcacagatccccccataacagtgcatcatccacagataccccataatagtgtcatgcacagaccgccattagttcaaacccaccaaaagcacaccttttggttaaattttttttcttattttcctcctcaaaaacctaggtgcgtcttatagggcgaaaaatacggcatgtataaatatatcaggggtcagtacagagatctctcccatcatctatttatcccgaggactgtgactgtgacgaggggacatcctctgcgtctggaggaaagaaggtttgtacacaaacatagaagaggattctttacggtaagagcagtgagactatggaactctctgcctgaggaggtggtgatggtgagttcactaaaagagttcaagaggggcctggatgtatttctggagtgtaataatattacaggttatagctactagagaggggccgttgatccagggagttattctgatgcctgattggagtcgggaaggaattttttcccctaaagtgaggaaaattggcttctacctcacaggggttttttgccttccgctcgatcaacttgcaggataacaggccgaagtggatggacaaatgtcttttttcggctttatatactatgttactatgttactatgttactatgtaaggtttatgaccaccctgcaacccagcaccggtggtcgtgtttgcacactataggaaaatgctCTGGCCTATGCACTCTCCCCCAGTCTCAGCTACCAGAGAGCCACAAAGAGGCACcttttcctatagcgtgcaagcacgaccacctctgCTGCATTACAGTGAGGTTGTAATCTCTGGAAATGAggcatgtataatgtgatggaaaaatgaatcgagCCGGCAAATgatgcaatatggataatcacaatacattagtaagtgccatttgcagaagtgagAAGCAAATGTAGAGAACTAAACTAAGGTTTATTTAAAAAGTTATCTAGTCTGGCATTCCATACAGCAGAAGTTCATTGGAGTGAAACtccccaaatttattaagaggcgcaCACCCTTTTAATAAACTTCTTTATTCTTACTgtcctaaagaaagaaaaaggcCTGTCTTAATAAACACTGATCTTAACAAATGTGCCCCTAAATCTATGCTACAGGGGACAGAGGACAGACATTTTTCACATTTTAGCACAAATGTGTCACAATTTGTTGGTAAGATCTTGCTACACAGCTGTTGACAAATCCCCCAGTGTACTTTGTTCCGATAGGGGGTGATACATTGTAGCAGATCTAGGGCATGGAAATACACACGACCATTTTATTGACAAAAAATCTTTATTAACTACAATTGATAAAAGACATttggcgaaacgcgttgggtaaAGTGGGGGACACTgggatgggtttttttttttggctgtcaGATTGTTTCTATGAACTCCAGAGGTGCTTTTTGATACTCTTGATCTCCCTGGCACTGTTATGCACTTTGACTGATTGGAAACCTTCATATGCCTTGCCCCTTTGGGAGATTTGAGCCGTACCTTATTTTACCATCAATAGATATTGCTATGAATTTCTCATGTTTCTCGATTTTTTTGCTCCTTTTATATTTATCATGAATTACCAGCCCCCTCCCATTGGTGTGTATGTTtttattccactgaatcatgcagACTCCATTGCATGTCTTTTATCAATTGTATTTAATAAAGGTTTTttgtcaattaaaggggttttctcaactCAGACAGTGGAGGCATAtcgcattgtcttataggtgtgggtcccactgcttggacccgcacctatatcgagaacggagcaccgaaagtgaaggagagcgcactgcgcatgcgcagccgctctccattcatttctatggggccaccgaaaatagccgagcgctgtctctgctattgccgtctgccccatagaaatgaatgagagcaTGGGCCGCGCGTGCGTGGCACCCTCGCattgcattcacttctatgggagaggcggggattagcgcttggtggtggacagaccccgggaaatctggggtcctccagccacagcgctccccgctccgttctcgatataggtgcggtatgcccccattgtctaagataggaaaacccctttaaatggtcgTGTGTATTTCCATGACCTGGTTATGCACATTTAGTTGTAGGTTTTGTATAATTCTCGCGTGGCCCTGATGGGTCGTTTCTATAGGTTTGATTGTAGCAGATCTGTAAAAGGTGTAATGATGCATGTACCGTCCATCCTACACCTGGCGGTCGGTCCTGGTTTACGGGAAGCCGCTGCAGGGGGCGTTTCGCTGACATAAATGTGTGTACATCAGTTAATAAATACCGGAGAGGAGCTGGGATAAGCTACTCTTTGGATTGTCAAATATTGACCTGGCCACAGGATGGTGGACATTAGTCTCAGATTCTGGGCATTTGGCGACTGACGATCCAGACAACAGGTgagattttacatttttatagtaGTACGTTTTCTCTTTTGCAGATCATTCACATGATTTATTCCAGACGTTTTGTAATAATGATTTGCTCTTTATAAAGCCAAAACTGTTAACTAATGATTGACTATGAATTTGCATAAACCTTTTTCTACTGCAACATGATCCGACCCATGGACATTACATGATACATGATAgacgctacaactcccagcataatcCGACTGGACATGACCGTAATACAATTCTTTTATACTCTATATATGGAACACTAAAACTACCAGCATATTAAGACTGGACATGGCCATAATACAATTCTATTGTTGTATATATACATCAAAAACGACAACTCCTAACATGACCTAACTACTGGACATGTAGTAAAGGAAATTCTGctcaggcgcaaaatcactggttccAGCAGGTCTCTGTaggtgaatcttctttatttacataacaaacatatgtgcatagaacaacgcgtttcggggctcaaaatgtCGCCTTCATCAGGTTAATAAGTAATAAGGGATTACTTATTAACCTGATGAGGGGacattttgagccccgaaacgcgttgttctatgcacatatgtttgttatgtaaataaagaagattcacctACAGAGACCTGCTggaaccagtgattttgcgcctgagCAGAATTTCCTTTACTACGAGCACCCATTGGGGGATTGGGCATCCGATCCCAAAGATACTTCTTCTGCGGCTGCATTCCTGGATCCTAaaggtctatatatatatttctacaagtctacaatagagttgtgtctattATTAGCACAACCCTAAAAGTTGAGCACCTTTATCTTTCAATCAATTTATTTTGTATTGAACGTACTACCCTATTGCGCCCCCCACCCtcatttttgtttctttattcccCTCGTGACCGAGTGGAATTTAGATTCGCCCGTGGTTGCTAAGATAACTACTAGACGTGACCATAATACAGTTGTTATACATATTACACTTTAACTTGACTGGACATGTCCATAATACAgttctattatactgtatacatagaACACTACAACACCCAACGTGACCTGATCACTTGACACAACCATAATACAGTTCTGTTATACTCTataccagtgatgcccaacctaccgcCTGCGGGACAAATCCGGCCCGCGAagctgtgtcatgcggcccgtgcgactccctggaaaaagtctaatacACCTtagattttgcccccccccccccccattcatcagcgcagtgacACAAAGCTtcttacagcaaggagctttgttattggctgGTTTAGGCGCGCGCCGGAGCGATACAGGTCCTGAAGCTGGcgggagctggaaggaggagAGACCGGCTCCCGGGGTGGCTGTTGTAAGGAGAGCGGGGCACACTGCCCGAGGACCTTGGGAAACATGACAGGGCCACTGAAGAGGTAAGGAGCCATGGAATCATCTGATTGGTCCCCGGTGATCCTGCTCCCACCTGCTCCTATCACCCCAcctgtgaccctgctccccctgtcACCTGTATATGAGGGGGGATGTGACAGGACCCTGTATATTAGAGGGAGATGTGACAGGACCCTGTATATGAGTGGGAGACGTGACAGGACCCTGTATATGAGGGGGAGATGTGACATGACCCTGTATATGAGGGGGATATGTGACAGGATCCTGTACATAAGGGGGAGGTGTGACAGGACCCTGTACATGAGGGGGAGATGTGACAGGACCCTGTACATGAGGGGGAGACGTGACAGGACCCTGTACATGAGGGGGAGACGTGACAGGACCCTGTATATGAGGGGGAGATGTGACAGGACCCTGTATATTAGAGGGAGATGTGACAGGACCCTGTATATGAGTGGGAGACGTGACAGGACCCTGTACATGAGGGGGAGACGTGACAGGACCCTGTATATGAGGGGGAGACGTTACAGGATCCTGTATATGAGTGGGAGACATGACAGGACCCTGTATATGAGTGGGAGACATGACAGGACCCTGTATATGAGGGGGAGATGTGACAGGACCCTGTATATTAGAGGGAGATGTGACAGGACCCTGTATATGAGTGGGAGACGTGACAGGACCCTGTACATGAGGGGGAGACGTGACAGGACCCTGTACATGAGGGGGAGACGTGACAGGACCCTGTATATGAGGGGGAGATGTGACAGGACCCTGTACATGAGGGGGAGACGTGACAGGACCCTGTATATGAGGGGGAGATGTGACAGGACCCTGTATATGAGGGGGAGATGTGACAGGACCCTGTATATTAGAGGGAGATGTGACAGGACCCTGTATATTAGAGGGAGATGTGACAGGACCCTGTATATGAGTGGGAGACGTGACAGGACCCTGTACATGAGGGGGAGACGTGACAGGACCCTGTACATTAGGGGGAGACGTGACAGGACCCTGTATATGAGGGGGAGATGTGACAGGACCCTGTATATGAGGGGGATATGTGACAGGACCCTGTACATAAGGGGGGTGTGACAGGACCCTGTATATGAGGGGGAGACGTGACAGGACCCTGTACATGAGCGGGAGACGTGAACATGACCATAATTCAAATTTATTATGCTTCATACATAGAACACTACAACTCCCTACATGACAATATGTCTATTATACTTTACAAAtagaacactacaacccccaacatgacaCGATCACTGGACATGATCATAATTCAAGTTTATATAGTCCATACATAGAACACTACACCTCCCCACATCTCTTACCACTGAACATAATGAAAATAAGCTACATTTCTTCTATTTCATCTCAGATCAAAGCAATGTCCGCCATGAGATGGACTCTTGTCTTCGTTCTCCTTGTTGGGCTTTGTCTGGCCAATCATGACAAGTCAAAGAAGGACAAACACAACCAAGACATTTCTCAAGGACGTGAGAAACATCTTCTCAGCCCATCCAATGACACCCGCGAGCTCTCTGCCCTCGATCTCTCAGAGATGAACAGCAACTTTGGATTCAACCTGTTCAAAAAAATGGCTGACAAACACGATGACAACATCTTCTTCTCCCCGCTCAGCATCTCCTTTAACCTTGCATCGTTAATGCTTGGGTGCCGAGGAAATACTTATGACGAGCTCCTGACTGGTCTAAACTGGGAGGCCTTGAAGAAGAGCAAACAAGCTAACCTACTGCCCAATCTGCTGAAAGAACTCCGAGATGGAGTGCAAAAAAGCGAAGGCTATGACCTGGAGCTGGAAAGTCTCTCATTTGTCCACCAGTTATTCCACCTCCATGATGAATTTATTAATGAGACGAGGATGTACTTCGACATGGAGTACATTAGTCTTGACTTCCATGACCGGGAGGTGAAAAACATCATCAAAGAATTTATTATCAAAAAGACAAAGGGTAAAGTGACAGGGATCCAAGATGAGATCGACCCCCAGACCAAGATGATGCTCCTTGACTTCATCCTATTTAAAGGTAATGATGACAGGGTTTCACCATCTTAAGGGAGACCTGGCAGCTCCACATTAAGGTCTGTGCAACAATTTTGATACTTTTTTATTCTTATATGAGTAATTATAGGTGAGAACAATAGCCAACTGTGGGTTGAGCTTCCTCTACATGTGCCTTGGAGAACATTTGGCCTAAGGAACCAACCATCATTCacacaaagataaaaaaaaataagagatCTGATTGATTCCTATGAGTTTCTATGAGCCACCAAAGCAGTGACAGGAAGTGTTGCCTTAAGGCTATAGCTAAAAAAGTTTTATCCCAGCCTTAATACGGACAATATTTTGTTTCTCGACTTTTTGTTATAAGCTGGGTAGCAATCAATATGGCCGTCCTTGCTCCTGTCCTCACTTTTCCAAGACTACTTTCGAATTAGATTAGAGGATtagggattagaaaaacatggccgctTTCTCCTACAAACAGTGGCACCTCTGTCCATGGCTTGCATCTGGTATTTCAGCTCCCTTGAAATAAATGAACCTGAGCTACAGGTGTGGCAGCCATGTTTTGCTAATCCGGGACAACCCTCTGTTCTAGACAGTGGCTTTCCATGATGCCATTATATTTATTTCTGCAGGAAAATGGCAAATTCCCTTTAAACGAGAGCAGACAACCCTCAAGTCCTTCTTTGTCAACAAATATCATTCAGTAAAAGTCCCGATGATGTACAAGATGGAAAAAGTCGCCTCAATGTTCGACAAGTcgctgtcctgcacggtgttaaaCCTCCCATACAAAGGAGGCGCTCACATGTTGATCGTCATGCCAGAGAAGGATGGAGACCTTGACTCGTTAGAACCCAAATTATCAATGAAGCTTGTTATGTCCTGGCTGGAGAGAATGAAGACCAGGTATGGACTACTCCACCAACTAGAACTATTAGACtgagcacaatatacagtatcttcTCGGGGGCTCAGGAAGCAGATATCTAGGATGCTGTATGATTAAAGGGAGTGTCCCTGTAAATTACATGCTTAATAGGTGGAGCTATAACCTTTGGGACTACCACCATTACTAAGAAGGAGTGGTCCTCCTTAGCCATTGATCCAAGCTGGTTTTTGGTATCTTCCAGTAGCCCCATTCAATTAAAAGAAGAGTGGCTAACGCATGGCAAACTTTCCAGGCAATGACTTGGGGCCTCTCCCTGTTGGTTACAATAGGGTCCCAAAGGTCAAAGATCCATCTATCATAGTCGTCATATGATCTAGTGGACatatcataaaataaaataagtcacTTTAGAAGATAGCTAAAAGTGGAAAACAGAAAGTGGAAAACCGAGGGTTATGTGACATACAGGGCACCATATCTGATCAGGTTAGGTAATGTCTCATCTATTAATCATTCTCCACTAGAAAAACAGATATTTTCTTCCCAAAATTCCAACTTGATCAGAAGTACAAGCTGAAATCTTACCTGGAGAAGTTGGGCATTAAGGACGTGTTTACTGGATTGGCAAATTTTACCGGCATGACCGAGGACAGGAACTTAAAACTTTCCGAGGTAAGTATCATACAAGGGGCTCATGTTCTTAGGTATATGTCCTATACTCTCTTTTTCTGCCATCACTATGTCTTCCCTCTTTGGTTGAGTATACAACAATCTATAAGGCCAAGCGTACCAATCTTGACTAattgtcccctaggggatcagtacataTTGCCATTATATTTTGGGAGtaaaggggtaaaacttaacatttaatagataatattataaaatataaagcgCCACGAAAGGTAAACCCTCAAAAACAAGCAAACATGAGACAGCCCGAGTGGGCCTGGACAAACAGACACTGAAAGGTAAGAGTAGCATAAGCATGTAAATGGAAGGTTGTCACCCATCAGAGGCTGTAGAAATGGGTGGTAGAATCACTTTCAATGAAGCGGGCTTCCATGCGGTAGACTGTGATACCAATCAGAAACGATGCCAACGTATTGACCTCGGCGTAGATGAGAGTGGGGAGCACAGAATCGTGGtgctttatattttataatattatctattaaatgttaagtttcacccctttgtcccctaggggatcagtacataTTGCCTCTTTGGTTGAGGCCTCATCTTgatcgatcagctgcttgagacctCAGTGTGGAAGCATGTGTATCTCCAAGACCCTGGTGATGCACAAAGAAGGTGCCAAGGAGAAACTTCCACCATTGCACCATTGTCTTCTTTGCTGAGGCCTCAAGTCCATCCTCAATAAGGGTCTGATGACCACAAATAAGGTGAGGTTCAGGACAGGAAAAAAAATGTCCTTTTCCATACATGATGAAACTAGCCTGGACCTGCACTGAGATTGATTTCTTGGACTTGCTTCTTCTACTTCTAGGTCACCCAGAGAGCAGTGATCAATATAGATGAGATAGGGACAGAAGCTACAGCCGTCACCGGAAGCGAAATGATTGCCTACTCATTGCCGCACACAATCCACGTGAAGCATCCCTTCGTGTTCATGATCttcaatgaaaactacaaatcTCTGCTGTTCCTCGGTAGAATTATCGATCCCACCCAATCCTAATAATTTCGTTGATCCCATCCAGTTGAAAGGAATTACTCTTCCCACAGCAAAACTTCCATCTATATAGAacactttctctctttctttaagGGTGTGCATAATTTTGCTACTAAATTCTTTTTAAAGGGTGCCACCCCACAACGTGACCAAGCCATGCGGACCACTGGTTGCAAAATTGTCCGCCAATTGGTTCCATTGGGTGGAAGTGGCTCGGCTGGGTGTCCCCAGCCGTATTGTGGGGTTGTGCCCTAATTGCTCCAACAGATCTAAAATACAAAATTAATGTAACCAGGCTAACAAATTAGGCTAGGGCTAAACCAGGGAGCAGAGTCTAAAGTATTATGCACTCCTTACCCTTAACCCCCACAAGGGCATACAGAGTTTTCCACAGAAAATCCCCAGGTCATTACCCCAGGAGTAGTCTCTGTTAGCAATGGCGGGCGAGTAGGTGGACCAAAGATACCCAGCTACAGTACCAAGGCAGCGGGCAGGATCGTAGTCAGACAATACATGGGTCAAGGCAGAGTTCTGTCATAAGGTCATGGGTCACGGCAGTCAGCAGACAAGAAGACATGGTCAAGTATACAAACTTGATCGATGCCCAATGGAACAGGAACAAAGTCTCCTTTGCTTACTTCAGAAACCAAAAAGACCTTGCTCAGGCAGGGCCCAGAAAGGGGTGATCCCACCAATAACACTTATCCCACATCCACAGTACAGCTCTCGCagcccataggagtgaatggagcaCCCGTCGTGCATTTGCACCTTCTCATGGAGTACACATTGACACTTGCAGACCCCCGTTCTCGTGATCTTTAGGTCAGgcgtatcacctatcctgtagacaaCTCCTATTAGTGGGATGAGGCATTTGTGCACTGGTTAACATGAATGGCTCTTTAAGGGAGCAGGAGCCAGCGTGTGCAGGCGACCTACAACGGTGTGGCGGCTGGGAGCAGGAACCCGACACCACCACCGGTGAAGCAGCTCTTTCTGCATACGGCtcctctgtatatatacatatctccatggttacagactacaaacactgggtgtagtctgatcctgcagtcacacGCTACTTCACTCCTAACACGAGTGCAGGATCAGGTTACACAGGGTTCGTTTTTTTGtccgtaaccatggagacacataggtctgcccCTGAGCTGTATACACGATTATTGTCAAATTTGTATTGAAACCTGGGATGCTAAattatacacaccctttaaagaaAATATTCTGGATTCAAGACAGGCCTCTATAACATTGGGGCACTTTATAGACTTACTGAAGGTAACATACACTGCCATATTAGAGAAATTATATATTGTATTGCTTTTTTATCAGGATACAGAAAATTCTAATAATATAAATACATTATATTGCcccactgttttttttatttgatagcggttttctcccaggctatggaatgaatggagaAGGAGTTCATAGTGTGCATGTGGCCTGTCATGTGGAAGGTCCAACCTTTCCGTAGAAGCGCCTTCCCCTGATGTATTTTCCcacatattgttttttttaagctttataagatgcacctcttTTCCTCCGAAAGAAAGGGGAAATGGTAGTGCGTCATATAAAGCAAACAGATCAACCGACAGCAACATGGCTGGCACATCGCAGGCCGAGCTGTGCTGCATAGGTATAGTGACCTGTGATGTACACACATGCAATGTACCGGTACATGGGTTGTAGACTTACCCTGCCCTCTGTCCCCCGCGCGCCATGCCGGCGGAGCAGGTCAGTGGCCATAAGCGGACAACCGGCGATTCCAGGAAGCAGTTGGGAAAACCAGGCTTCTGGTTCTAGGAGGGAGATGGTGGGCGGGTGCATTGGTGGAAGGAGACGTGGGTTTGTGGCCAGTGGGAAAGTGCAGGCTTTCCTCCAGCTGCCCCGTCTGGACGTCCTTCAGGTACATtatgtgtgtcctccacagatctcctatTAAAGTgcgtcagcagcagatcccccataacagtgtatcatccacagaccctccccataacagtgcatcatccacagatcccccataacagtgtatcatccacagatcccccataacagtgtcatccacagatcccccataacagtgtcatccacagatcccccataacagtgtcatccacagatcccccataacagtgtcatccacagatcccccataacagtgtcatccacagatctccccataacagtgtgtcaactgcagatcccccataacagtgtcatccacagatcccccataacagtgtgtcatccacagatcccccataacagtgtcatccacagatcccccataacagtgtcatccacagatcccccataacagtgtcatccacagatcccccataacagtgtcatccacagatctccccataacagtgtgtcaactgcagatcccccataacagtgtcatccacagatcccccataacagtgtgtcatccacagatcccccataacagtgtcatccacagatcccccataacagtgtcatccacagatctccccataacagtgtgtcaactgcagatcccccataacagtgtcatccacagatcccccataacagtgtgtcatccaccgatccctcccataacagtgtgtcatctgcagatcccccataacagtgtgtcatctgcagatcccccataacagtgtgtcatctgcagatcccccataacagtgtgtcatctgcagatcccccataacagtgtgtcatctgcagatcccccataacagtgtgtcatctgcagatcccccataacagtgtgtcatctgcagatcccccataacagtgtgtcatctgctgatcccccataacagtgtcatccacagatctccccataacagtgtgtcaactgcagatcccccataacagtgtcatccacagatcccccataacagtgtgtcatccaccgatcccccataacagtgtcatccacagatcccccataacagtgtcatccacagatcccccataacagtgtcatccacagatcccccataacagtgtcatccacagatctccccataacagtgtgtcaactgcagatcccccataacagtgtcatccacagatcccccataacagtgtgtcatccacagatcccccataacagtgtcatccacagatcccccataacagtgtcatccacagatctccccataacagtgtgtcaactgcagatcccccataacagtgtcatccacagatcccccataacagtgtgtcatccaccgatccctcccataacagtgtgtcatctgcagatcccccataacagtgtgtcatctgcagatcccccataacagtgtgtcatctgcagatcccccataacagtgtgtcatctgcagatcccccataacagtgtgtcatctgcagatcccccataacagtgtgtcatctgcagatcccccataacagtgtgtcatctgcagatcccccataacagtgtgtcatctgctgatcccccataacagtgtgtcatctgctgatcccccataacagtgtcatccacagatctccccataacagtgtgtcaactgcagatcccccataacagtgtcatccacagatcccccataacagtgtgtcatccaccgatccctcccataacagtgtgtcatctgcagatcccccataacagtgtgtcatctgcagatcccccataacagtgtgtcatctgcagatcccccataacagtgtgtcatctgcagatcccccataacagtgtgtcatctgctgatcccccataacagtgtgtcatctgcagatccccccataggtgtca
The sequence above is drawn from the Bufo bufo chromosome 11, aBufBuf1.1, whole genome shotgun sequence genome and encodes:
- the SERPINA10 gene encoding protein Z-dependent protease inhibitor — its product is MSAMRWTLVFVLLVGLCLANHDKSKKDKHNQDISQGREKHLLSPSNDTRELSALDLSEMNSNFGFNLFKKMADKHDDNIFFSPLSISFNLASLMLGCRGNTYDELLTGLNWEALKKSKQANLLPNLLKELRDGVQKSEGYDLELESLSFVHQLFHLHDEFINETRMYFDMEYISLDFHDREVKNIIKEFIIKKTKGKVTGIQDEIDPQTKMMLLDFILFKGKWQIPFKREQTTLKSFFVNKYHSVKVPMMYKMEKVASMFDKSLSCTVLNLPYKGGAHMLIVMPEKDGDLDSLEPKLSMKLVMSWLERMKTRKTDIFFPKFQLDQKYKLKSYLEKLGIKDVFTGLANFTGMTEDRNLKLSEVTQRAVINIDEIGTEATAVTGSEMIAYSLPHTIHVKHPFVFMIFNENYKSLLFLGRIIDPTQS